In Haematobia irritans isolate KBUSLIRL chromosome 1, ASM5000362v1, whole genome shotgun sequence, a genomic segment contains:
- the LOC142232138 gene encoding uncharacterized protein LOC142232138, whose product MEQETNEINSNNTQQQTSQIEGVHETRTPPATRASSNVTHEGTTLAGLPRRRLKWTYEMNVSVLKAYYKATRNNSSMSYRQQMYDFFLTDYPNLGHLTQQNLADRRAAIMRKNLIPLPIQEEIRLRILNEITPNNSQPTHTQDQNDTIQVTQGSRSPTNQNRAEVQPNTETQRPTNAVSETNTTQQTNVTPDIIRLIFNEAKLKFTDMNPKYRPNIPKQKPNRKMRQITAILNNEILPFEINADMDYNQLISIMYCSAYTITEDARRNRQTSNSDSRKTKPKRKGRTNPPPPATKPKWELRLSNKIEELRKDLGYITSYINERVGKRSRYKLNKLKRKYPVHTQHDPPNDTIEQTRDTIRQKLKMYATRLRNYTKSYNRSKQNKIFQTNEKKFYNSLTVQNATNTNDNSNNTIPIHEIEDFWKAIWGQKIHHNTEATWLSSFQHEITHAPMTGNIITNEILKKAIQKIHNWKQPGSDKIHNYYYKHLTTVHPHITKIFNDILSNPNNIHPEMCSGITYLIPKNETLRLHHNFDP is encoded by the coding sequence ATGGAGCAAGAAACGAATGAAATTAACTCAAACAACACACAACAACAAACTTCGCAAATAGAAGGGGTACACGAGACCAGAACCCCACCTGCAACACGAGCTTCCTCTAATGTAACGCATGAGGGGACCACGCTAGCAGGGCTGCCGCGGCGTAGATTAAAGTGGACCTATGAAATGAATGTGTCCGTACTCAAGGCCTACTATAAGGCAACACGCAATAACAGCTCCATGAGCTATAGGCAGCAAATGTATGATTTCTTTCTTACAGATTACCCGAACTTAGGTCATTTAACGCAGCAAAACTTGGCTGACCGACGGGCTGCTATAATGAGAAAAAACCTAATACCATTACCAATTCAGGAGGAAATTCGGCTTAGAATACTTAATGAGATAACACCCAATAACAGCCAACCAACTCACACACAGGACCAGAACGATACAATACAAGTAACACAAGGCTCGAGGAGCCCAACTAACCAGAATAGAGCTGAAGTACAACCTAACACTGAAACACAACGCCCCACCAACGCAGTCTCAGAGACAAATACCACACAACAAACTAACGTTACACCAGACATAATAAGACTCATATTCAATGAGGCTAAACTTAAATTCACGGATATGAACCCGAAATATAGACCAAATATTCCAAAGCAGAAGCCTAATAGAAAAATGAGACAAATAACTGCAATATTGAATAATGAAATACTACCATTCGAAATTAACGCGGATATGGACTACAACCAGCTGATATCCATAATGTATTGCAGCGCTTACACCATCACAGAGGATGCGAGGAGAAACAGGCAGACGTCAAACTCGGATTCCAGAAAGACCAAACCTAAAAGAAAAGGAAGGACAAACCCACCTCCACCAGCAACGAAGCCAAAATGGGAACTTCgactttcaaacaaaattgaagAACTTAGGAAAGATCTAGGCTATATTACAAGCTACATAAATGAAAGAGTAGGGAAAAGAAGTAGATATAAACTAAATAAACTCAAACGGAAATACCCCGTCCATACACAACATGATCCCCCTAATGATACAATAGAACAAACGCGAGATACAATTAGACAAAAACTGAAAATGTATGCGACGAGATTACGCAACTACACAAAAAGTTACAATAGGTCGAAACAAAACAAGATATTCCAAACAAacgagaaaaaattttacaactccCTGACAGTACAAAATGCGACAAATACAAATGATAATAGTAACAATACAATACCGATACACGAGATAGAAGACTTCTGGAAGGCAATATGGGGACAGAAAATACACCACAATACGGAAGCCACATGGCTCAGCTCCTTCCAGCATGAGATAACTCACGCCCCTATGACAGGTAATATAATTACTAATGAAATCCTCAAGAAGGCAATCCAAAAAATCCACAACTGGAAACAACCAGGCAGTGACAAGATTCACAACTATTACTACAAACACCTCACAACAGTACACCCTcatatcacgaaaatattcaATGACATTCTATCCAACCCGAACAACATACATCCAGAGATGTGCTCGGGAATTACTTATCTCATTCCGAAAAATGAAACCCTTCGTCTCCATCACAACTTCGACCCATAA